One genomic window of Streptomyces sp. WP-1 includes the following:
- a CDS encoding EI24 domain-containing protein: MRDLGAGFKYLVEGQRWVARHGRQYGVALLPGLIALVLYVAALVALAIWGEDAVTWATPFADRWSSPWGALFRGFLTAVLFALGLLLAVLTFTAVTLVIGQPFYDSLSERVDACESPDGTAPRSGLTFWRELWLSARDSVRVLIRATLWGVLLFALGLLPFVGQTVIPVLGFFVTGFFLAEELTSIPLQRRGLDLRTRLTLLRSRRLLVWGYGTPLGLAFLVPFVAVFLMPGAVAGATLLARDLLGEESGPAEPEPAAQERTPDR, encoded by the coding sequence ATGCGTGATCTGGGGGCGGGATTCAAGTACCTGGTCGAGGGCCAGCGGTGGGTGGCCCGGCACGGCCGGCAGTACGGCGTCGCCCTGCTGCCCGGCCTGATAGCACTGGTCCTCTATGTGGCCGCGCTGGTCGCGCTGGCGATATGGGGCGAGGACGCGGTGACGTGGGCCACGCCCTTCGCGGACCGCTGGTCGAGCCCCTGGGGCGCGCTGTTCCGGGGCTTCCTGACGGCCGTGCTGTTCGCCCTGGGACTGCTCCTCGCGGTGCTCACGTTCACCGCCGTGACCCTGGTGATCGGGCAGCCGTTCTACGACAGCCTCTCCGAGCGGGTCGACGCCTGCGAGTCGCCCGACGGTACGGCCCCCCGATCCGGGCTCACCTTCTGGCGGGAGCTGTGGCTGTCGGCCCGCGACAGCGTCCGCGTCCTGATCCGGGCGACGCTGTGGGGCGTCCTGCTCTTCGCGCTCGGCCTGCTGCCGTTCGTCGGCCAGACGGTGATCCCGGTGCTGGGCTTCTTCGTGACGGGCTTCTTCCTCGCCGAGGAGCTGACCTCCATCCCCTTGCAGCGCCGGGGCCTCGACCTGCGCACCCGCCTCACCCTGCTGCGCTCCCGCCGCCTGCTGGTCTGGGGCTACGGCACCCCGCTCGGCCTCGCCTTCCTGGTCCCCTTCGTCGCCGTCTTCCTGATGCCGGGCGCGGTGGCCGGCGCGACCCTGCTGGCGCGGGACCTGCTGGGGGAGGAGTCCGGGCCGGCGGAACCCGAGCCCGCCGCCCAGGAACGGACACCGGACCGCTGA
- a CDS encoding GlxA family transcriptional regulator, whose product MHTVDQLIVIVLFDQVDLLDVTGPPEVFHLARRESEEAAAYDVVLAAETMDPVVTAAGVRVLPDVTFDALASRSIDTVIVPGAVAADGGGRLRPTVDPVVVRRVRQLAARTRRMTSVCVGAHILAAAGLLDGKRATTHWSTAQQLAADHPDVEVDADPIFIRQGDVWTGAGISACLDLSLALIADDLGEAVALRVARQLVMYLKRPSGQSQFSVPLEQTSTTRRIEDLRHYILRHIAEPLTVTQLAEHAHISDRQLTRIFKNELGTTPHAYIESVRVERARHQLESTDATLERVAAACGFGTLDTLVRSFRRRLDTTPTEYRRRFRTTPA is encoded by the coding sequence GTGCACACCGTCGACCAGCTGATCGTGATCGTCCTCTTCGACCAGGTGGACCTGCTCGATGTCACGGGACCGCCGGAGGTCTTCCATCTCGCCCGCCGGGAGTCGGAGGAGGCCGCGGCGTACGACGTCGTGCTCGCGGCCGAGACCATGGACCCGGTGGTCACGGCCGCCGGGGTCCGGGTGCTGCCCGATGTCACCTTCGACGCGCTGGCGTCCCGGAGCATCGACACCGTGATCGTGCCGGGAGCCGTCGCGGCCGACGGCGGCGGCCGGCTGCGGCCGACGGTGGACCCGGTGGTCGTACGGCGCGTACGGCAGCTCGCCGCGCGCACCCGGAGGATGACCTCGGTGTGCGTCGGGGCGCACATCCTCGCCGCCGCCGGGCTCCTCGACGGCAAGCGGGCCACCACGCACTGGTCGACCGCGCAGCAGCTCGCCGCCGACCATCCGGACGTCGAGGTCGACGCCGACCCGATCTTCATCCGCCAGGGCGATGTGTGGACCGGCGCCGGTATCAGCGCCTGCCTGGACCTGTCGCTCGCGCTGATCGCCGACGACCTCGGCGAGGCCGTCGCGCTACGGGTCGCCCGGCAGCTGGTGATGTACCTGAAACGGCCCAGCGGGCAGAGCCAGTTCAGCGTGCCGCTGGAGCAGACGTCCACGACCCGGCGGATCGAGGACCTGCGCCACTACATCCTGCGCCATATCGCCGAGCCGCTGACCGTCACCCAGCTCGCCGAGCACGCCCACATCAGCGACCGGCAGCTGACCCGGATCTTCAAGAACGAGCTGGGCACGACCCCGCACGCCTACATCGAGTCGGTACGCGTCGAACGCGCCCGCCATCAGCTGGAGTCCACCGACGCCACCCTCGAACGCGTCGCCGCGGCCTGCGGGTTCGGCACCCTGGACACGCTCGTCCGGTCCTTCCGCCGCCGGCTCGACACCACCCCGACGGAATACCGCCGCCGCTTCCGGACGACACCCGCCTGA
- a CDS encoding cysteine hydrolase family protein — translation MPRTTLRQLNGFDETPPKLADSTLVLIDYQNTYTTGVMELDGWQPALDAAARLLERARREGARVIHVVNDGGEGTPYDIRAEIGQIHPSVAPADGESVVVKQAPDAFHGTDLGRLVDEAGRGDLVVAGFMTHMCVAFTAQGAFLRGNRPTVVADACATRALPVAGKEVDAHGVHLSALATIADLYGVVVAGQEDIG, via the coding sequence ATGCCCAGAACGACTCTGCGTCAGCTCAACGGCTTCGACGAGACGCCCCCGAAGCTCGCCGACTCCACGCTGGTCCTGATCGACTACCAGAACACCTACACCACCGGTGTGATGGAGCTGGACGGCTGGCAGCCCGCCCTGGACGCGGCCGCCCGGCTGCTGGAGCGGGCCCGCCGGGAAGGCGCCCGGGTCATCCACGTCGTCAACGACGGCGGCGAGGGCACCCCCTACGACATCCGCGCCGAGATCGGGCAGATCCACCCGAGCGTCGCCCCGGCCGACGGCGAGTCCGTCGTCGTCAAGCAGGCCCCCGACGCCTTCCACGGCACCGACCTGGGCCGGCTGGTGGACGAGGCCGGCCGCGGTGACCTGGTCGTCGCCGGCTTCATGACCCACATGTGCGTCGCCTTCACCGCCCAGGGCGCCTTCCTGCGCGGCAACCGCCCCACCGTGGTCGCCGACGCCTGCGCCACCCGCGCGCTGCCGGTCGCGGGCAAGGAGGTGGACGCCCACGGCGTGCACCTCAGCGCCCTGGCCACCATCGCCGACCTGTACGGGGTCGTCGTAGCCGGTCAGGAGGACATCGGCTGA
- a CDS encoding cysteine hydrolase family protein yields the protein MNATRRTAALGIAALLTATLAACGSDSDSASPKKESAAPAAHANVAKDTTTLRKLNGLGETPATLSDATLILVDYQNTYTDGVMELDGWKPALANAKALLNRARAAGTPVIHIVDKGYDLKSRAGQIVPELKPAKGEPVVEKSVPDGFHGTDLAQKVKQAGRKNVIVAGFMTNMCVLFTTQGAFLAGYHPTVVADASATRPLPLKGDPEGIPARQVHEAALATVQDLYGVVVPTQKSLT from the coding sequence ATGAACGCGACCCGCCGTACCGCCGCGCTCGGCATCGCCGCCCTCCTGACGGCCACGCTCGCCGCCTGCGGCTCCGACTCGGACTCCGCCTCCCCCAAGAAGGAGTCCGCCGCGCCCGCCGCCCACGCGAACGTGGCCAAGGACACCACGACGCTGCGCAAGCTCAACGGCCTCGGTGAGACCCCGGCCACGCTCTCCGACGCGACGCTCATCCTGGTCGACTACCAGAACACCTACACCGACGGTGTGATGGAACTCGACGGCTGGAAGCCGGCCCTGGCCAACGCCAAGGCCCTGCTGAACCGGGCCCGCGCGGCGGGCACACCGGTCATCCACATCGTGGACAAGGGCTACGACCTCAAGTCCAGGGCCGGGCAGATCGTCCCGGAGCTCAAGCCCGCCAAGGGCGAGCCGGTGGTCGAGAAGAGCGTCCCCGACGGCTTCCACGGCACCGACCTCGCCCAGAAGGTGAAGCAGGCCGGGCGCAAGAACGTCATCGTCGCCGGCTTCATGACCAACATGTGCGTCCTGTTCACCACCCAGGGCGCGTTCCTCGCCGGCTACCACCCGACCGTCGTCGCCGACGCCTCGGCCACCCGGCCGCTGCCGCTGAAGGGCGACCCCGAGGGCATCCCCGCGCGACAGGTCCACGAGGCCGCCCTCGCCACGGTCCAGGACCTCTACGGGGTCGTCGTACCCACGCAGAAGTCCCTGACCTGA
- a CDS encoding aldose epimerase family protein, producing MSELFGTLPDGTEVHRWTLQRGGTRVEVLTYGGIVRSVEVPDREGRTADVVLGFAGLDGYLAHPEPYLGALVGRYANRLAGARFPLDDAVYALEPNEGPHLLHGGARGFDKRVWEATGVAHGVRLARVSPHGEEGFPGRLDVAVTYTLDADGALRIAYEATTDAPTVVALTSHGYFNLAGSGTGSAAGHELRLAASRLTPTGEDLIPTGELREVAGSRFDFRGARKVGTGYDHNFVLDKGVTTAPEEVAELHDPSSGRTLTVSTTEPGLQLYTGDHLPAPFAPCDGIALETQHFPDSPNHPDFPSTVLRPGEVYRSQTVYGFSAR from the coding sequence ATGAGCGAACTCTTCGGCACACTTCCCGACGGCACCGAGGTCCACCGCTGGACGCTTCAGCGGGGCGGGACGCGGGTGGAGGTTCTGACGTACGGCGGGATCGTGCGCTCGGTGGAGGTGCCGGACCGGGAGGGCCGGACGGCGGACGTGGTGCTCGGGTTCGCGGGTCTCGACGGCTATCTCGCGCACCCGGAGCCGTACCTGGGCGCGCTGGTCGGGCGGTACGCCAACCGGCTCGCGGGGGCGCGGTTCCCGCTGGACGACGCGGTGTACGCCCTGGAGCCGAACGAGGGGCCCCATCTGCTGCACGGAGGTGCGCGGGGGTTCGACAAGCGGGTGTGGGAGGCGACGGGCGTCGCGCACGGGGTGCGGCTGGCCCGGGTGAGTCCGCACGGCGAGGAGGGTTTCCCCGGCCGGCTGGACGTGGCGGTGACGTACACGCTGGACGCCGACGGCGCCCTGCGGATCGCGTACGAGGCGACGACGGACGCCCCGACGGTGGTCGCGCTCACCAGCCACGGCTACTTCAACCTCGCCGGTTCCGGGACGGGTTCGGCGGCCGGGCACGAACTGCGGCTCGCCGCCTCCCGGTTGACGCCGACCGGCGAGGACCTGATCCCCACGGGCGAGCTGCGCGAGGTGGCCGGCTCGCGCTTCGACTTCCGCGGCGCGCGCAAGGTGGGCACGGGCTACGACCACAACTTCGTGCTCGACAAGGGGGTCACGACCGCGCCCGAGGAGGTCGCCGAGCTGCACGACCCGTCGTCCGGCCGTACCCTCACCGTCTCCACGACCGAACCCGGTCTCCAGCTCTACACCGGCGACCACCTGCCCGCGCCCTTCGCCCCCTGCGACGGGATCGCCCTGGAGACCCAGCACTTCCCGGACTCCCCGAACCACCCGGACTTCCCGTCCACGGTGCTGCGCCCCGGCGAGGTGTACCGCTCGCAGACGGTGTACGGCTTCTCCGCGCGCTGA
- a CDS encoding SRPBCC family protein: protein MRPVTVSTEVPYPPAQVHDFLEVMAHHERFTDHYLTDWRYSGPSRGFGARATVTAALGGTRTDVSIEVINSEPPHRVVEHNVSAAGRRQAHGTYTIAPLPDGAGSRVSFTCTWLCAPLPERLLAPVVRAAMRRANRTVMRRLAAELARHASEDGGGGRDGGGGGGVTPPDRRP, encoded by the coding sequence ATGCGACCCGTCACCGTGTCGACCGAGGTTCCGTACCCGCCCGCGCAGGTCCATGACTTCCTCGAAGTGATGGCCCATCACGAGCGGTTCACCGACCACTACCTGACCGACTGGCGCTACAGCGGCCCGAGCCGGGGCTTCGGCGCCCGCGCCACCGTCACCGCCGCCCTGGGCGGCACCCGGACCGATGTCAGCATCGAGGTCATCAACTCCGAACCGCCGCACCGCGTCGTCGAGCACAACGTCAGCGCCGCCGGCCGCCGCCAGGCCCACGGCACGTACACCATCGCCCCGCTCCCGGACGGCGCCGGCAGCCGGGTCTCCTTCACCTGCACCTGGCTGTGCGCGCCGCTGCCCGAACGCCTGCTGGCCCCCGTCGTCCGCGCCGCGATGCGCCGCGCCAACCGGACGGTCATGCGCCGCCTGGCCGCCGAACTCGCCCGGCACGCGAGCGAGGACGGGGGCGGAGGCAGGGACGGGGGCGGGGGCGGGGGAGTCACGCCACCGGACCGGCGGCCGTGA
- a CDS encoding SGNH/GDSL hydrolase family protein, with the protein MRKRSQWARPALAVAAATVLGVAGCDAQGSPTARGTGTRAAQAPVWNRSPASVAAVGDSITRGFDACTVLSDCPEVSWATGSDAAVESLAVRLLGAAGAATHSWNYAMTGARMADLSQQMADAASRDPELVTVMVGANDACRSSTRAMTPVAGFRADFEEALRTLRATAPKTQVYVASVPNLKRLWEQGRGNPLGKEVWKLGICPSMLGDADDLGEAAEHRRDQVEDRVVAYNKVLKEVCAADRRCRFDGDAVYDYRFDTDQLSHWDWFHPSKDGQARLASIAYRTVTAAGPVA; encoded by the coding sequence ATGCGGAAGCGAAGCCAGTGGGCGCGGCCCGCCCTGGCCGTGGCGGCGGCCACCGTGCTGGGCGTCGCCGGGTGCGACGCCCAGGGTTCGCCCACGGCCCGGGGCACCGGGACCCGGGCCGCACAGGCGCCGGTGTGGAACCGCAGTCCGGCCTCGGTCGCCGCCGTCGGCGACTCCATCACCCGCGGCTTCGACGCGTGCACGGTGCTGTCGGACTGCCCCGAGGTGTCCTGGGCGACGGGCAGCGACGCCGCGGTGGAGAGCCTGGCGGTACGGCTCCTGGGCGCGGCGGGCGCGGCCACGCACAGCTGGAACTACGCGATGACGGGCGCCCGGATGGCGGATCTTTCGCAGCAGATGGCGGATGCGGCGAGTCGCGACCCGGAACTGGTCACCGTGATGGTCGGCGCGAACGACGCCTGCCGCTCCTCCACCCGGGCGATGACCCCGGTCGCCGGGTTCCGCGCGGACTTCGAGGAGGCCCTGCGCACCCTGCGCGCGACCGCCCCGAAGACGCAGGTGTACGTCGCGAGCGTGCCGAACCTGAAGCGGCTCTGGGAGCAGGGCCGGGGCAATCCGCTGGGCAAGGAGGTCTGGAAGCTCGGCATCTGCCCCTCGATGCTGGGCGACGCCGACGACCTGGGCGAGGCGGCCGAGCACCGGCGCGACCAGGTCGAGGACCGGGTGGTGGCCTACAACAAGGTGCTGAAGGAGGTCTGCGCCGCCGACCGCCGCTGCCGCTTCGACGGCGACGCGGTGTACGACTACCGCTTCGACACCGACCAGCTCAGCCACTGGGACTGGTTCCACCCCAGCAAGGACGGCCAGGCCCGGCTGGCGTCGATCGCCTACCGGACGGTCACGGCCGCCGGTCCGGTGGCGTGA
- a CDS encoding DUF3145 domain-containing protein, whose amino-acid sequence MTTRGVLYVHSAPRALCPHVEWAIAGVLGTRVNLDWIRQPAAPGTWRSEFSWQGRPGTASKLASALRGWHLLRFEVTAEPCATAEGERYSCTPDLGIFHAVTGIHGDILIPEDRLRAALTRSQREETDLEAEIAKLLGKPWDDELEPFRYAGEGAPVRWLHQVV is encoded by the coding sequence GTGACGACCCGTGGAGTTCTGTACGTGCACTCCGCGCCGCGCGCGCTGTGCCCGCACGTCGAGTGGGCCATCGCCGGGGTGCTCGGCACGCGCGTCAACCTCGACTGGATCCGGCAGCCCGCCGCGCCCGGCACCTGGCGCTCCGAGTTCTCCTGGCAGGGCCGGCCCGGCACCGCCTCCAAGCTCGCCTCCGCGCTGCGCGGCTGGCATCTGCTGCGCTTCGAGGTCACCGCGGAGCCCTGCGCCACCGCCGAGGGCGAGCGCTACAGCTGCACCCCCGACCTGGGCATCTTCCACGCCGTCACCGGTATCCACGGCGACATCCTCATCCCCGAGGACCGCCTGCGCGCCGCCCTCACCCGCTCCCAGCGCGAGGAGACGGACCTGGAGGCCGAGATCGCCAAGCTGCTCGGCAAGCCGTGGGACGACGAACTGGAGCCGTTCCGGTACGCCGGGGAGGGCGCGCCGGTGCGCTGGCTGCACCAGGTGGTCTGA
- the fabF gene encoding beta-ketoacyl-ACP synthase II has protein sequence MSPTNRTVVVTGIGATTPLGGDAASFWEALVAGESGVRLLEEEWAADLPVRIAARIAVEPGEIIPRPQARKLDRSAQFALIAAREAWKDAGFTARAGEDASVNPDRLGTVIASGIGGVTTLLDQYDVLREKGVRRVSPHTVPMLMPNSPAANVGIDLGARAGVHTPVSACASGAEAIGYAIEMIRTGRADVVIAGGTEAAIHPLPIAAFGNMMAMSKNNDDPSGASRPFDTGRDGFVLGEGAGVIILESEEHAKARGARIYVEAVGQGISADSHHITQPEPSGNGIAHALQNLLDNTDLKPAEVVHVNAHATSTPQGDVAEIKALWKVFGDDVEHMAISATKSMTGHLLGGAGGIETVASILALVNRTAPPTINMKDLDPEVNADIVVGEARQLPEGRIAALNDSFGFGGHNVVLAFRTI, from the coding sequence GTGAGCCCGACCAATCGCACCGTGGTCGTCACCGGTATCGGCGCAACCACACCGCTGGGTGGCGACGCAGCCTCGTTCTGGGAGGCCCTGGTCGCCGGCGAGTCCGGTGTCCGCCTCCTGGAGGAGGAGTGGGCGGCGGACCTCCCGGTCCGCATCGCCGCCCGTATCGCCGTCGAGCCGGGTGAGATCATCCCCCGGCCGCAGGCCCGCAAGCTCGACCGCTCGGCGCAGTTCGCGCTGATCGCCGCGCGCGAGGCGTGGAAGGACGCCGGCTTCACCGCCCGGGCCGGCGAGGACGCGTCCGTCAACCCCGACCGCCTCGGCACCGTGATCGCCTCCGGCATCGGCGGTGTGACGACGCTGCTCGACCAGTACGACGTGCTGCGGGAGAAGGGCGTACGCCGCGTCTCCCCGCACACCGTGCCGATGCTCATGCCCAACTCCCCGGCGGCCAACGTCGGTATCGACCTGGGCGCGCGCGCCGGCGTGCACACCCCCGTGTCGGCCTGCGCCTCCGGCGCCGAGGCCATCGGGTACGCGATCGAGATGATCCGCACCGGGCGTGCGGACGTCGTCATCGCCGGTGGCACCGAGGCCGCGATCCACCCGCTGCCCATCGCCGCGTTCGGCAACATGATGGCGATGTCCAAGAACAACGACGACCCCTCGGGCGCGTCCCGGCCCTTCGACACGGGCCGCGACGGCTTCGTGCTCGGCGAGGGCGCCGGTGTGATCATCCTGGAGTCCGAGGAGCACGCGAAGGCTCGCGGCGCCCGGATCTACGTGGAGGCGGTCGGCCAGGGCATCTCCGCCGACAGCCACCACATCACGCAGCCGGAGCCCTCGGGCAACGGCATCGCGCACGCGCTCCAGAACCTGCTGGACAACACGGATCTGAAGCCGGCCGAGGTCGTGCACGTCAACGCGCACGCCACGTCCACCCCGCAGGGTGATGTCGCCGAGATCAAGGCGCTGTGGAAGGTGTTCGGCGACGACGTCGAGCACATGGCGATCTCCGCGACCAAGTCGATGACCGGTCACCTGCTCGGTGGCGCCGGCGGCATCGAGACGGTGGCGTCGATCCTGGCGCTGGTGAACCGTACGGCGCCCCCGACGATCAACATGAAGGACCTCGACCCCGAGGTCAACGCGGACATCGTGGTCGGCGAGGCCCGGCAGCTGCCGGAGGGCCGGATCGCCGCGCTGAACGACTCGTTCGGGTTCGGCGGCCACAACGTGGTGCTGGCGTTCCGCACCATCTGA
- a CDS encoding acyl carrier protein, whose amino-acid sequence MAATQEEIVEGLAEIVNEIAGIPVEDVQVDKSFTDDLDVDSLSMVEVVVAAEERFDVKIPDEDVKNLKTVGDATDYILKHQA is encoded by the coding sequence ATGGCCGCCACTCAGGAAGAGATCGTCGAAGGTCTCGCCGAAATCGTCAACGAGATCGCCGGCATCCCGGTTGAGGACGTCCAGGTGGACAAGTCCTTCACCGACGACCTGGACGTCGACTCGCTGTCCATGGTCGAGGTCGTCGTCGCCGCCGAGGAGCGCTTCGACGTGAAGATCCCGGACGAGGACGTCAAGAACCTCAAGACCGTCGGCGACGCGACCGACTACATCCTCAAGCACCAGGCCTGA
- a CDS encoding ketoacyl-ACP synthase III yields MAKIKPSKGAPYARILGVGGYRPTRVVPNEVILEKIDSSDEWIRSRSGIETRHWAGPEETVAAMSVEAAGKAIADAGIDASQVGAVVVSTVSHFAQTPAIATSIADQLGTEKAAAFDISAGCAGFGYGLTLAKGMVVEGSAEYVVVIGVERLSDLTDLEDRATAFLFGDGAGAVVVGPATEPAIGPTVWGSEGDKSETIKQTVSWDRFHVGDVNELPLDSEGNIKFPAITQEGQAVFRWAVFEMAKVAQQALDAAGITSEDLDVFIPHQANVRIIDSMVKTLKLPEHVTVARDIRTTGNTSAASIPLAMERLLATGEAKSGDTALVIGFGAGLVYAATVVTLP; encoded by the coding sequence ATGGCGAAGATCAAGCCCAGCAAGGGCGCCCCGTACGCGCGCATCCTCGGTGTCGGCGGCTACCGCCCGACCCGGGTGGTGCCCAACGAGGTGATCCTGGAGAAGATCGACTCGTCCGACGAGTGGATCCGCTCCCGCTCCGGCATCGAGACCCGGCACTGGGCGGGCCCCGAGGAGACGGTGGCCGCGATGTCGGTCGAGGCGGCCGGCAAGGCGATCGCCGACGCCGGTATCGACGCCTCGCAGGTCGGCGCGGTCGTCGTGTCGACGGTGTCGCACTTCGCCCAGACCCCGGCCATCGCCACCTCGATCGCCGACCAGCTCGGCACCGAGAAGGCGGCCGCCTTCGACATCTCGGCCGGCTGCGCGGGCTTCGGCTACGGCCTCACCCTGGCCAAGGGCATGGTCGTGGAGGGCTCCGCCGAGTACGTCGTGGTGATCGGCGTGGAGCGGCTCAGCGACCTGACCGACCTGGAGGACCGGGCCACGGCCTTCCTGTTCGGCGACGGCGCCGGCGCGGTCGTCGTCGGGCCCGCCACGGAGCCGGCCATCGGCCCGACCGTGTGGGGCTCCGAGGGCGACAAGTCCGAGACCATCAAGCAGACCGTCTCGTGGGACCGGTTCCACGTGGGCGACGTCAACGAGCTTCCGCTGGACAGCGAGGGAAACATCAAGTTCCCCGCGATCACGCAGGAGGGCCAAGCGGTGTTCCGCTGGGCCGTGTTCGAGATGGCGAAGGTCGCCCAGCAGGCGCTGGACGCGGCCGGGATCACCTCGGAAGACCTGGATGTCTTCATCCCGCACCAGGCCAATGTGCGGATCATCGACTCGATGGTGAAGACTCTCAAGCTGCCGGAGCATGTCACGGTCGCCCGTGACATCCGCACCACCGGCAACACCTCGGCCGCCTCGATCCCGCTCGCCATGGAGCGGCTCCTGGCGACCGGGGAGGCGAAGAGCGGTGACACCGCGCTCGTCATCGGATTCGGGGCGGGTCTCGTCTACGCCGCCACGGTCGTTACCCTCCCCTAG
- a CDS encoding ACP S-malonyltransferase produces the protein MLVLVAPGQGAQTPGFLTPWLELPGAADRVAAWSDAIGLDLVHYGTQADADAIRDTAVAQPLLVAAGILSAAALGAMSEIAPGAVAGHSVGEITAAVFAGVLPDAAALKLVRTRGLAMADAAAITGTGMSALLGGDPETSLAHLEKLGLTPANINGAGQIVAAGTLEQLAVLNEDKPEGVRKVVPLKVAGAFHTRHMAPAVATLAEAAAGLAPADPEVPYVSNKDGASVTSGAEVLERLVGQVANPVRWDLCMETFKELGVTALIEVCPGGTLTGLAKRALPGVRTLALKTPDDLDAARALITEHVDA, from the coding sequence GTGCTCGTACTCGTCGCTCCCGGCCAGGGCGCCCAGACGCCCGGCTTCCTGACCCCCTGGCTCGAACTCCCCGGCGCCGCCGACCGTGTCGCCGCGTGGTCGGACGCCATCGGTCTCGACCTGGTGCATTACGGAACCCAGGCCGACGCCGACGCGATCCGGGACACCGCCGTGGCGCAGCCGCTGCTGGTCGCCGCCGGGATCCTGTCCGCCGCGGCACTGGGTGCCATGTCGGAGATCGCGCCGGGCGCGGTGGCCGGGCACAGCGTCGGCGAGATCACCGCGGCCGTCTTCGCGGGCGTGCTGCCGGACGCCGCGGCCCTGAAGCTGGTCCGCACCCGTGGCCTCGCCATGGCGGACGCCGCCGCGATCACCGGGACCGGCATGTCGGCGCTGCTCGGCGGCGACCCCGAGACCTCCCTCGCGCACCTGGAGAAGCTGGGCCTGACGCCGGCGAACATCAACGGCGCGGGGCAGATCGTCGCGGCGGGCACGCTGGAGCAGCTGGCGGTGCTGAACGAGGACAAGCCCGAGGGCGTGCGCAAGGTCGTCCCGCTGAAGGTGGCCGGCGCCTTCCACACCCGGCACATGGCCCCCGCGGTCGCGACGCTGGCCGAAGCCGCCGCCGGCCTCGCGCCCGCCGACCCCGAGGTCCCCTACGTCTCCAACAAGGACGGCGCGTCCGTCACGTCCGGCGCCGAGGTGCTGGAGCGCCTGGTCGGCCAGGTGGCCAACCCGGTGCGCTGGGACCTGTGCATGGAGACGTTCAAGGAGCTGGGCGTCACCGCGCTCATCGAGGTGTGCCCCGGCGGCACGCTCACCGGACTGGCCAAGCGGGCACTGCCCGGCGTCAGGACGCTGGCCCTGAAGACCCCCGACGACCTCGACGCGGCCCGTGCGCTCATCACCGAGCACGTCGACGCCTGA